A genome region from Tolypothrix sp. PCC 7712 includes the following:
- the tnpA gene encoding IS200/IS605 family transposase, producing MRRKYNSNNNVVYSCKYHIVWTPKYRRKVLKDGVDTRLKELLQQIAAEIKVEMIEMEVVEDHVHLLIEVDPQFGVHKAVKRFKGATSRYLRLEFPHLKQRLPTLWTNSYFVSTVGGAPLEAVKEYIQNQKNT from the coding sequence ATGAGGCGAAAATATAACTCTAACAACAATGTTGTTTATTCTTGCAAGTACCATATAGTCTGGACTCCCAAGTACAGACGCAAGGTCTTAAAAGACGGTGTAGATACTCGGCTAAAAGAACTACTCCAACAAATAGCAGCAGAAATCAAAGTTGAGATGATTGAGATGGAAGTAGTGGAAGACCACGTTCATCTACTGATTGAGGTTGATCCTCAGTTCGGTGTCCACAAAGCAGTTAAGCGGTTCAAGGGTGCAACATCTCGCTACTTGCGCCTAGAATTTCCGCATCTCAAACAAAGACTGCCTACTTTATGGACTAACTCTTACTTTGTATCGACAGTAGGGGGCGCACCACTAGAGGCAGTTAAGGAGTATATTCAAAACCAGAAAAATACTTGA